A window of the Streptomyces sp. JB150 genome harbors these coding sequences:
- a CDS encoding GNAT family N-acetyltransferase: MTGLAESVESMEQLATVWRAMVLDRDAAADVRDLPGIAVRWADSRFAFWNCVTLTDVGADPSLAERRLAEAAQIMRAKREPGFLWVFEDLLDTEARATLTAAAGRAGLTHAFSGTGMAGDLLPVPDPVHPDLTFVRVRTDDHLRAYADLNSRAYGLPLEHGRDGLDGSALWKTEVHAYLGLRGDTPVTCAGTIPAAGRLFVVLVATDPAWERRGYGEAVTRKALHEGARATGLTRATLHATAAGAPVYPRIGFHPNSPLHFFTLR; the protein is encoded by the coding sequence ATGACGGGTCTCGCGGAGTCGGTCGAATCGATGGAGCAACTCGCCACGGTCTGGCGGGCCATGGTGCTCGACCGGGACGCGGCAGCGGACGTACGGGACCTGCCGGGCATCGCCGTGCGCTGGGCCGACTCCCGGTTCGCCTTCTGGAACTGCGTCACCCTCACCGACGTGGGGGCGGACCCGTCGCTCGCCGAACGGCGGCTGGCCGAGGCGGCACAGATCATGCGCGCCAAGCGGGAGCCGGGCTTCCTGTGGGTCTTCGAGGACCTGCTGGACACCGAGGCCCGCGCGACCCTGACCGCGGCCGCCGGACGCGCCGGCCTCACCCACGCCTTCTCCGGCACCGGCATGGCCGGGGATCTGCTCCCCGTCCCCGACCCGGTCCACCCCGACCTGACCTTCGTCCGCGTACGCACCGACGACCACCTGCGCGCCTACGCCGACCTCAACTCCCGTGCCTACGGCCTCCCGCTCGAGCACGGCCGCGACGGTCTCGACGGCTCGGCGCTGTGGAAGACCGAGGTGCACGCCTACCTCGGCCTGCGCGGCGACACCCCGGTGACCTGCGCCGGGACGATCCCGGCGGCCGGCCGGCTGTTCGTCGTGCTCGTCGCCACCGACCCCGCGTGGGAACGCAGGGGCTACGGCGAGGCGGTGACCCGCAAGGCCCTCCACGAAGGCGCCCGCGCCACCGGCCTCACCCGCGCCACCCTGCACGCCACGGCCGCCGGCGCCCCCGTCTACCCCCGCATCGGCTTCCACCCGAACTCACCGCTGCACTTCTTCACCCTCCGCTGA
- a CDS encoding aromatic acid exporter family protein → MWRARRHAAAAVAAGRRACAEPGRERDLAAQAVKAALAAWVAWAVAGWWLQAPMAFVAPWVAIVLVESTVYRSVTHGLQQVAAIATGTVVATGAALLLDSTMAAMSLVLPAAVLMGNWRRLGSQGVYAATGALFVLTSPPVTVAASAARVAEAVFGAVVGIAVNALIRPPVYLRSTRAALEDAAGEARDILDAAADGLASGEWDARAAGALHERALRLGRLVDQARAAVGWSRESLRVNPRRRTGAVSEPGRDYDDAVTVLDYVAVHTAGVTRAVLEACDGDRDEPRPGPHVTEPYAAFLHKSAYAIRLYTTSRFAPGEQGRQAGRELREVVDDLVRTLEDLRHRLPRAVPDHPDALATYGTLLTQARRLADQLVDR, encoded by the coding sequence ATGTGGCGCGCCCGGCGCCACGCCGCTGCGGCGGTCGCCGCGGGGCGCCGGGCGTGCGCGGAGCCGGGACGCGAACGGGATCTGGCGGCGCAGGCGGTCAAGGCGGCGCTGGCCGCCTGGGTGGCGTGGGCGGTGGCGGGCTGGTGGCTGCAGGCGCCGATGGCGTTCGTCGCGCCGTGGGTGGCGATCGTGCTGGTGGAGTCCACGGTGTACCGCTCCGTGACCCACGGGCTGCAGCAGGTGGCGGCCATCGCCACCGGGACGGTCGTGGCCACCGGCGCCGCCCTGCTGCTGGACTCCACGATGGCGGCGATGAGCCTGGTGCTGCCGGCGGCCGTGCTGATGGGCAACTGGAGGCGGCTGGGCAGTCAGGGCGTGTACGCGGCCACCGGCGCCCTGTTCGTGCTGACCAGTCCGCCGGTGACGGTCGCCGCCTCGGCGGCCCGGGTCGCGGAGGCCGTGTTCGGGGCCGTGGTCGGGATCGCGGTCAACGCGCTGATCCGGCCGCCGGTGTATCTGCGCAGCACGCGTGCCGCGCTGGAGGACGCGGCCGGTGAGGCGCGGGACATCCTCGACGCGGCCGCCGACGGCCTGGCCTCGGGCGAGTGGGACGCCCGCGCGGCCGGTGCCCTGCACGAGCGGGCACTGCGGCTGGGCCGCCTGGTGGACCAGGCGCGCGCCGCGGTGGGGTGGAGCCGGGAGAGCCTGCGGGTGAACCCGCGGCGCCGCACCGGAGCCGTGTCCGAGCCCGGCCGGGACTACGACGACGCGGTCACCGTCCTCGACTACGTGGCCGTCCACACCGCGGGGGTCACCCGGGCGGTGCTGGAGGCCTGCGACGGTGACCGCGACGAGCCCCGTCCGGGCCCGCACGTCACCGAGCCGTACGCGGCCTTCCTGCACAAGAGCGCGTACGCGATCCGGCTGTACACCACGAGCCGGTTCGCGCCGGGCGAGCAGGGCCGGCAGGCCGGGCGGGAGCTGCGCGAGGTGGTCGACGACCTGGTCCGCACCCTGGAGGACCTGCGCCACCGGCTGCCCCGCGCCGTACCCGACCATCCGGACGCGCTGGCGACGTACGGCACGCTGCTGACCCAGGCGCGCCGCCTGGCCGACCAGCTGGTGGACCGCTGA
- a CDS encoding phage holin family protein: MGELVQRASQQLTELVRGEMRLAQAEMKEKGKRYGKGGGLFGGAGVVGFLMLQALVATVIAALAVPLPVWAAALIVTALLGVIAAVMALAGKKQVDRGSPPKPEQAIENVKADVAEIKGSAHR, from the coding sequence GTGGGCGAACTGGTCCAGCGCGCGTCGCAGCAGCTGACGGAGCTGGTCCGCGGCGAGATGCGCTTGGCGCAGGCCGAGATGAAGGAGAAGGGCAAGCGCTACGGCAAGGGGGGCGGGCTGTTCGGCGGCGCCGGAGTCGTCGGCTTCCTGATGCTGCAGGCGCTGGTGGCGACGGTGATCGCCGCACTGGCGGTGCCGCTGCCGGTGTGGGCGGCCGCGCTGATCGTCACCGCGTTGCTGGGTGTGATCGCGGCGGTGATGGCGCTGGCCGGCAAGAAGCAGGTGGACCGGGGGTCCCCGCCCAAGCCCGAACAAGCGATCGAGAACGTGAAGGCCGATGTGGCCGAGATCAAGGGGAGCGCGCATCGATGA
- a CDS encoding DUF3618 domain-containing protein produces the protein MTQSPHDETPASSPEELREQVERTRAQLGQTVEALAAKADVKTQAREKAAEVKEHATAKAAEVKGHAAAKAAEVREQATAKAGDLKAKASDVAHQVQDKLPEPVRDKALSRDNRTLLLVAVGAATVVIWLAAKRRKG, from the coding sequence ATGACCCAGTCGCCGCACGACGAGACGCCCGCGTCGAGCCCGGAGGAACTGCGCGAGCAGGTGGAGCGGACCCGCGCCCAACTCGGGCAGACGGTCGAGGCACTCGCGGCCAAGGCCGACGTCAAGACGCAGGCCCGGGAGAAGGCCGCAGAGGTGAAGGAACACGCCACGGCGAAGGCGGCCGAGGTGAAGGGACACGCCGCCGCGAAGGCCGCCGAGGTCCGGGAACAGGCCACGGCGAAGGCCGGTGACCTCAAGGCGAAGGCTTCCGACGTGGCCCATCAGGTGCAGGACAAGCTCCCCGAGCCGGTCAGGGACAAGGCCTTGTCCCGGGACAACCGCACCCTGCTGCTGGTGGCCGTGGGCGCGGCGACCGTGGTGATCTGGCTGGCGGCCAAGCGCCGGAAGGGGTGA
- a CDS encoding MFS transporter — MPFPQPLLSPGSVLVAVSGAWGVFWGTWSALLPAVLERAGTSPAEFGLVLTAVPLGAMPAMAVVGRLAVGREPRALLLTAFSLAAGIVLLGGVSGPAGLGAALLVVGATSGALDVCLNSATARVERTTGRPLFQAVHAAFPVAVIAAAPLTGLARQAGVGIPAVLLVCAVLQAASALPLLRPAAVGGRREEGEGRGKGGAGPAAGPVRRAGPAWRSAWVWGSVLGALGGCVLVVENAVEQWSVLLLEEHRDAPAALASAAPALYMGALTVSRLAVQRMKWPRTRDLVLLGAVGGCGGIAWAALAPAAWLSLTGFAVCGLALGPLMPALLGHAGRTDPSGYTVSVVSAVSYVAFLVSPLFVGSLTRWVSLPVTLACLSSAAVPLLAAAAVARWRPAWARPRTPADR, encoded by the coding sequence ATGCCGTTCCCGCAGCCGCTCCTGTCCCCCGGCTCCGTTCTGGTGGCGGTCAGCGGGGCATGGGGAGTGTTCTGGGGCACCTGGTCTGCGCTGCTGCCCGCGGTCCTGGAACGCGCGGGCACCTCGCCCGCCGAGTTCGGTCTGGTCCTCACGGCCGTACCGCTCGGGGCGATGCCCGCGATGGCGGTGGTGGGCCGGCTCGCCGTCGGCCGGGAGCCGCGCGCCCTGCTGCTCACCGCCTTCTCGCTGGCCGCCGGCATCGTGCTGCTGGGCGGGGTCTCCGGTCCGGCCGGTCTGGGTGCGGCGCTGCTCGTGGTCGGCGCCACGAGCGGCGCCCTCGACGTGTGTCTGAACTCCGCGACGGCCCGCGTCGAACGCACCACCGGACGGCCTCTGTTCCAGGCGGTGCACGCCGCGTTCCCCGTCGCCGTGATCGCGGCCGCGCCGCTGACCGGGCTGGCCCGGCAGGCGGGCGTGGGCATCCCGGCGGTCCTGCTGGTGTGCGCCGTCCTTCAGGCCGCTTCCGCCCTGCCGTTGCTGCGGCCCGCGGCCGTCGGGGGGCGCAGGGAGGAAGGCGAGGGCCGGGGCAAGGGCGGGGCAGGGCCGGCCGCCGGACCGGTCCGGCGGGCGGGTCCGGCGTGGCGCTCCGCCTGGGTGTGGGGATCCGTGCTGGGCGCGCTGGGCGGCTGTGTGCTGGTGGTGGAGAACGCCGTGGAGCAGTGGTCGGTGCTGCTGCTGGAGGAGCACCGCGACGCCCCGGCGGCCTTGGCCAGTGCCGCGCCCGCCCTCTACATGGGCGCGCTCACCGTGTCCCGGCTGGCCGTGCAGCGGATGAAGTGGCCCCGCACCCGTGACCTGGTTCTCCTCGGTGCCGTCGGCGGCTGCGGAGGCATCGCCTGGGCGGCGCTCGCGCCGGCGGCGTGGCTGTCCCTGACCGGGTTCGCCGTGTGCGGTCTGGCCCTGGGGCCGCTGATGCCGGCGCTGCTCGGCCACGCCGGCCGCACCGATCCGAGCGGTTACACGGTCTCCGTGGTGTCCGCCGTGTCCTACGTCGCGTTCCTGGTCAGCCCGCTGTTCGTGGGGTCGCTGACCCGCTGGGTGTCCCTGCCGGTGACGCTCGCCTGTCTGTCGTCCGCGGCCGTGCCCCTGCTCGCCGCCGCGGCGGTGGCCCGGTGGCGGCCGGCGTGGGCGCGGCCGCGCACGCCGGCGGACCGGTGA
- a CDS encoding glycoside hydrolase family 13 protein, protein MAAPTPHRTDDWWRDAVIYQVYPRSFADGDGDGTGDLAGVRSRLPYLAELGVDAVWFTPWYLSPLVDGGYDVADYRTVDPAFGTLAEAEKLIAEARELGIRTIVDIVPNHVSDQHPWFRAALAAGPGSPERELFHFRPGRGPDGELPPNDWPSQFAGSTWTRVPDGEWYLHLFAPEQPDLNWAHPAVRQEHEDILRFWFERGVAGVRVDSAALLAKDPALPDFTEGRDPHPFVDRDELHDIYRSWRAVADEYGAVFVGEVWLPDAERFARYLRPDELHTAFNFTFLTCPWGAARLRRAIDDTLAEHAPVGAPATWVLCNHDVTRTVTRYGRADTAFDFATKAFGTPTDLALGTRRARAAALLTLALPGSVYVYQGEELGLPEADIPLDRIQDPMHFRSGGTDPGRDGCRVPLPWTAAGPHCGFGSHGEPWLPQPAGWPAYAADRQAADPGSMLSLYRRAIALRRSTPGFGDGPLTWLPAPDDVLAFTRPHGLTCVVNLSPTPVDLPAHTSLLLASGPLTPDTRLPADTAVWLRT, encoded by the coding sequence GTGGCAGCCCCCACCCCGCACCGCACCGACGACTGGTGGCGCGACGCCGTCATCTACCAGGTGTACCCGCGCAGTTTCGCGGACGGCGACGGCGACGGCACCGGCGACCTGGCGGGCGTCCGGTCCCGGCTGCCCTACCTCGCCGAACTCGGCGTGGACGCCGTCTGGTTCACCCCTTGGTACCTTTCACCGCTCGTCGACGGCGGCTACGACGTGGCCGACTACCGCACCGTCGACCCCGCCTTCGGCACCCTGGCCGAAGCCGAGAAACTCATCGCCGAGGCCCGCGAACTCGGCATCCGCACGATCGTCGACATCGTCCCCAACCACGTCTCCGACCAGCACCCGTGGTTCCGCGCCGCCCTCGCCGCCGGCCCCGGCAGCCCCGAACGCGAGCTGTTCCACTTCCGCCCCGGACGCGGGCCCGACGGCGAACTGCCCCCCAACGACTGGCCGTCCCAGTTCGCGGGCAGCACCTGGACCCGCGTCCCCGACGGCGAGTGGTACCTGCACCTGTTCGCCCCCGAACAACCCGACCTCAACTGGGCCCACCCCGCCGTCCGGCAGGAACACGAGGACATCCTGCGGTTCTGGTTCGAACGCGGCGTCGCCGGCGTACGCGTCGACTCCGCCGCCCTCCTCGCCAAGGACCCGGCGCTCCCCGACTTCACCGAGGGCCGCGACCCCCACCCGTTCGTCGACCGGGACGAACTCCACGACATCTACCGCTCCTGGCGGGCCGTCGCCGACGAGTACGGGGCCGTCTTCGTGGGGGAGGTGTGGCTCCCCGACGCCGAACGCTTCGCCCGCTACCTGCGCCCCGACGAACTCCACACCGCGTTCAACTTCACCTTCCTGACCTGCCCCTGGGGCGCCGCCCGGCTGCGCCGCGCCATCGACGACACCCTGGCCGAACACGCCCCCGTCGGCGCCCCGGCCACCTGGGTCCTGTGCAACCACGACGTGACCCGCACGGTCACCCGCTACGGCCGCGCCGACACCGCCTTCGACTTCGCCACCAAGGCCTTCGGCACCCCCACCGACCTCGCCCTCGGCACCCGCCGGGCCCGCGCCGCCGCCCTGCTCACCCTGGCCCTGCCCGGCTCCGTCTACGTCTACCAGGGCGAGGAACTCGGCCTGCCCGAGGCCGACATCCCCCTCGACCGCATCCAGGACCCCATGCACTTCCGCTCCGGCGGCACCGACCCCGGCCGTGACGGCTGCCGCGTCCCCCTGCCCTGGACCGCCGCGGGCCCCCACTGCGGCTTCGGCTCGCACGGGGAGCCCTGGCTGCCCCAGCCCGCCGGCTGGCCCGCGTACGCCGCCGACCGCCAGGCTGCGGACCCCGGCTCGATGCTCAGCCTCTACCGCCGCGCCATCGCCCTGCGCCGCTCCACCCCCGGCTTCGGCGACGGCCCCCTCACCTGGCTGCCCGCCCCCGACGACGTCCTCGCCTTCACCCGCCCCCACGGCCTGACCTGCGTCGTCAACCTCTCACCCACCCCCGTCGACCTCCCTGCCCACACCTCCCTCCTCCTCGCGAGCGGCCCCCTCACCCCCGACACCCGCCTCCCCGCGGACACCGCCGTCTGGCTGCGCACCTGA
- a CDS encoding carbohydrate ABC transporter permease: MSTRTLISPARLARPRGKALYWVTFTLVVALFTLVFLGPLYWMVSSGLKDAQEVVRTPPTLVPGSAEPGNYSRAWEVMDLAGLLFNTLYYAFGALAFQLVLDVAAAYSLSRLRPVLGKAVLGMMLATLMIPATVLVVPQYLTVLDVPVFERNLLNTPWAIWLPSVTNAFNIFLLKRFFDSIPKELLDAAAIDGAGPARTLWSIVLPVSRPILGVVSIFAVVGVWKDFLWPMLTLPDPGKQTLNVGIYSLSNGVPVNVLIAALTIASLPTLLIFLVFQRNIMSGLTAGGLKG; encoded by the coding sequence ATGTCCACCCGCACCCTGATCTCACCGGCCCGGCTCGCCCGCCCCCGCGGCAAGGCCCTCTACTGGGTGACCTTCACCCTCGTCGTCGCGCTCTTCACGCTGGTCTTCCTCGGTCCCCTGTACTGGATGGTCTCCAGCGGCCTGAAGGACGCCCAGGAAGTCGTCCGCACCCCGCCCACCCTGGTTCCCGGATCGGCCGAGCCGGGCAACTACAGCCGGGCCTGGGAGGTCATGGACCTGGCCGGACTGCTGTTCAACACCCTCTACTACGCGTTCGGCGCGCTCGCCTTCCAGCTCGTCCTGGACGTCGCCGCCGCCTACTCGCTCTCCCGGCTCCGCCCGGTCCTCGGCAAGGCCGTCCTCGGCATGATGCTGGCGACCCTGATGATCCCGGCCACGGTGCTCGTCGTACCGCAGTACCTGACCGTGCTCGACGTGCCCGTCTTCGAACGCAACCTGCTCAACACGCCCTGGGCGATCTGGCTGCCCTCGGTCACCAACGCCTTCAACATCTTCCTGCTGAAGCGGTTCTTCGACTCGATCCCCAAGGAACTCCTGGACGCCGCCGCGATCGACGGGGCGGGCCCCGCGCGCACCCTGTGGTCGATCGTGCTGCCGGTCTCCCGGCCCATCCTCGGCGTCGTGTCCATCTTCGCGGTCGTGGGCGTCTGGAAGGACTTCCTGTGGCCCATGCTCACCCTGCCCGACCCGGGCAAGCAGACCCTCAACGTCGGCATCTACTCCCTCTCCAACGGCGTCCCCGTCAACGTGCTGATCGCCGCCCTCACCATCGCCTCCCTGCCCACCCTGCTGATCTTCCTGGTCTTCCAGCGGAACATCATGAGCGGCCTCACCGCGGGCGGCCTCAAGGGCTGA
- a CDS encoding sugar ABC transporter permease, which produces MSAPSPASTETHHRTGTRPRRTGTHRPGRVPPGGGSRLAGSVRRNLTAHAFLIGAVLCFGFFSWYPMVREFLLAFQQTEGGRTTWAGLDNLATVYHDPAFWQAWRNTLLFTVLALVLGFAVPFVVAVIINEFRHGKGYLRLLVYLPVMLPPVASVLLFKYLYDPGYGLLNELFGLLGLPRQQWLQDPDTSMLSVVIAATWMNMGGAALIYLAALQGIPGELYEAAELDGAGLFRKIWHVTIPQTRLVLSLMLLMQIIATMQVFTEPFLLTGGAGPEGSTTTVVYLIYQYAFNFNDYGAAAALGLLLLVLLAGFSAAYVRLSRAEDE; this is translated from the coding sequence ATGTCGGCCCCCAGCCCGGCCTCCACCGAGACGCACCACCGCACGGGCACCCGCCCCCGCCGCACCGGCACCCACAGGCCGGGGCGTGTGCCGCCCGGCGGCGGCAGCCGGCTGGCCGGGAGCGTACGGCGCAACCTCACCGCCCACGCCTTCCTCATCGGCGCGGTCCTCTGCTTCGGGTTCTTCTCCTGGTACCCGATGGTCCGTGAGTTCCTGCTGGCCTTCCAGCAGACCGAGGGCGGCCGGACCACCTGGGCCGGCCTGGACAACCTCGCCACCGTCTACCACGACCCGGCATTCTGGCAGGCCTGGCGCAACACCCTGCTGTTCACCGTGCTCGCCCTGGTCCTCGGCTTCGCCGTGCCGTTCGTCGTCGCCGTCATCATCAACGAGTTCCGGCACGGCAAGGGCTATCTGAGACTGCTGGTCTACCTCCCGGTGATGCTGCCGCCGGTCGCCTCCGTCCTGCTGTTCAAGTACCTCTACGACCCCGGCTACGGACTCCTCAACGAACTGTTCGGCCTCCTCGGGCTCCCGCGGCAGCAGTGGCTCCAGGACCCGGACACCTCGATGCTCTCCGTCGTCATCGCCGCGACCTGGATGAACATGGGCGGCGCCGCCCTCATCTACCTCGCCGCCCTCCAGGGCATCCCCGGCGAGCTGTACGAGGCGGCCGAACTCGACGGCGCCGGCCTGTTCCGCAAGATCTGGCACGTGACGATCCCGCAGACCCGCCTCGTGCTCTCCCTGATGCTGCTGATGCAGATCATCGCCACCATGCAGGTCTTCACCGAACCGTTCCTGCTGACCGGCGGCGCCGGCCCCGAGGGATCGACGACGACCGTCGTGTACCTCATCTACCAGTACGCCTTCAACTTCAACGACTACGGCGCCGCGGCGGCCCTCGGCCTGCTGCTGCTCGTACTCCTCGCCGGCTTCTCCGCGGCGTACGTCAGGCTCAGCCGCGCCGAGGACGAGTAG
- a CDS encoding extracellular solute-binding protein has product MRSARSSRARRAGVLTLVCALTLTALAACGTSSSDDPGDTGQRGSSDPAAPLDPKTEVTLTIDCMPPAAKAAELKQWKEDVAEFNKTYPNVTIEGRSTPGQCLEPPRFTAMLKARSQPDVFYTYFTDLPQVLDHDGAEDITAYVNEKTVPRLNDIDPDVLAALKHEGKLYGLPTSNYTMGLLINRTLFARAGLDPDSPPRTWAEVRTAARKIAGLGEGIAGFGEYSAGNTGGWHFTAHLYSVGGDIVDPSGRKAAFDDELGRQVAENLHAMRWEDDSMGETQLLKWGDLQKQIATDKLGMFLAAPDDIAYMVQQLGAEYEDFGMGPIPGGRHTLAGGNSYMIKKGISPDKIKAAVAWLNFKNLTPGKGQFDWARAKADGLPVGVPQPNFWLDETKSKDDAARAEHATMPVENFRAFMDNPVPGKAEPPKAQEIYKVLDNVMSALLTNEDADIDELLSTAASQVDQVLAQR; this is encoded by the coding sequence ATGAGAAGTGCCCGGTCGAGCCGTGCCCGCAGGGCCGGCGTCCTGACCCTCGTCTGCGCCCTCACCCTCACCGCACTGGCCGCCTGCGGCACCAGCAGCAGCGACGACCCGGGAGACACCGGGCAGCGCGGCTCCTCCGACCCCGCCGCCCCGCTCGACCCGAAGACCGAGGTCACCCTCACCATCGACTGCATGCCGCCCGCCGCGAAGGCCGCCGAGCTGAAGCAGTGGAAGGAAGACGTCGCGGAGTTCAACAAGACCTATCCGAACGTCACCATCGAGGGCCGCTCCACCCCCGGCCAGTGCCTGGAGCCACCGCGCTTCACGGCCATGCTGAAGGCCAGGTCCCAGCCCGACGTCTTCTACACCTACTTCACCGACCTGCCGCAGGTCCTCGACCACGACGGCGCCGAGGACATCACCGCGTACGTCAACGAGAAGACCGTGCCGCGGCTGAACGACATCGACCCGGACGTCCTCGCCGCGCTGAAGCACGAAGGAAAGCTCTACGGCCTGCCCACCAGCAACTACACCATGGGCCTGCTGATCAACCGCACACTCTTCGCACGGGCGGGGCTCGACCCCGACAGCCCTCCGCGCACCTGGGCCGAGGTCCGCACCGCCGCCCGGAAGATCGCCGGACTCGGCGAGGGCATCGCCGGCTTCGGCGAGTACAGCGCGGGCAACACCGGCGGCTGGCACTTCACCGCGCACCTCTACAGCGTCGGCGGCGACATCGTCGACCCGAGCGGCCGCAAGGCGGCCTTCGACGACGAGCTGGGCCGGCAGGTCGCCGAGAACCTCCACGCCATGCGCTGGGAGGACGACAGCATGGGCGAGACCCAGCTGCTGAAGTGGGGTGACCTGCAGAAGCAGATCGCCACCGACAAGCTCGGCATGTTCCTCGCCGCCCCCGACGACATCGCCTACATGGTCCAGCAACTCGGCGCCGAGTACGAGGACTTCGGCATGGGCCCCATCCCCGGCGGACGCCACACCCTCGCCGGCGGCAACAGCTACATGATCAAGAAGGGCATCTCGCCCGACAAGATCAAGGCCGCCGTCGCCTGGCTCAACTTCAAGAACCTCACGCCCGGCAAGGGCCAGTTCGACTGGGCGCGCGCCAAGGCGGACGGGCTGCCCGTCGGCGTGCCGCAGCCCAACTTCTGGCTGGACGAGACCAAGTCGAAGGACGACGCCGCCCGCGCCGAACACGCCACCATGCCGGTCGAGAACTTCAGGGCGTTCATGGACAACCCGGTCCCCGGCAAGGCCGAACCGCCCAAGGCCCAGGAGATCTACAAGGTCCTGGACAACGTGATGTCCGCGCTCCTCACCAACGAGGACGCCGACATCGACGAGCTGCTCTCCACCGCCGCGTCCCAGGTCGACCAGGTCCTCGCCCAGCGGTGA
- a CDS encoding LacI family DNA-binding transcriptional regulator: MTRRLAQVAKKVGVSEATVSRVLNGKPGVSEATRQAVLTALDVLGYERPTQLRGERARLVGLVLPELQNPIFPAFAEVIGGALAQQGLTPVLCTQTKGGVSEADYVELMLQQQVSGVVFAGGLYAQADAPHDHYALLAQRGIPVVLINAAVDGLDFPCVACDDAVAVEQSWRHLVSLGHERIGLVLGPADHIPSRRRLNAAAGAAGGVLAGEFVERSMFSLEGGQAAASRLLERGVTGIVCASDPLALGAVRAARRRGLRVPEDVSVVGYDDSAFMTCTEPPLTTVRQPIEAMGRAAVELLNAQIQGTDVPHSELLFEPELVVRGSTAQARAE, encoded by the coding sequence ATGACGCGACGACTTGCTCAAGTGGCGAAAAAGGTGGGGGTCAGCGAGGCCACGGTCAGCCGGGTGCTGAACGGCAAGCCGGGGGTGTCCGAGGCGACCCGGCAGGCGGTGCTGACCGCGCTGGACGTCCTGGGCTACGAGCGGCCGACGCAGCTGCGCGGCGAACGCGCCCGCCTGGTGGGCCTCGTCCTGCCGGAGCTGCAGAACCCCATCTTCCCGGCGTTCGCCGAGGTCATCGGCGGCGCGCTGGCGCAGCAGGGGCTGACGCCCGTGCTGTGCACCCAGACCAAGGGCGGCGTGTCGGAGGCGGACTACGTCGAGCTGATGCTCCAGCAGCAGGTGTCCGGGGTGGTGTTCGCGGGCGGCCTGTACGCCCAGGCGGACGCGCCGCACGACCACTACGCCCTGCTCGCCCAGCGCGGGATCCCCGTCGTGCTCATCAACGCGGCCGTGGACGGCCTCGACTTCCCGTGCGTGGCGTGCGACGACGCGGTCGCCGTCGAGCAGTCCTGGCGCCATCTGGTGTCCCTGGGGCACGAGCGGATCGGCCTGGTCCTCGGCCCGGCCGACCACATCCCCTCGCGGCGGCGGCTGAACGCGGCCGCGGGCGCCGCGGGCGGCGTGCTGGCCGGCGAGTTCGTGGAGCGGTCGATGTTCTCGCTGGAGGGCGGCCAGGCCGCCGCCTCGCGGCTGCTGGAGCGGGGCGTGACGGGCATCGTGTGCGCCAGCGACCCGCTGGCGCTCGGCGCGGTGCGGGCGGCCCGCCGGCGCGGCCTGCGCGTCCCCGAGGACGTGTCCGTGGTCGGTTACGACGACTCCGCCTTCATGACCTGCACCGAGCCCCCGCTCACCACGGTCCGCCAGCCCATCGAGGCGATGGGGCGCGCGGCGGTCGAGCTGCTCAACGCCCAGATCCAGGGCACGGACGTCCCGCACAGCGAACTCCTCTTCGAGCCGGAACTCGTCGTCCGCGGCTCCACCGCGCAGGCGCGGGCGGAGTGA